One genomic segment of Streptomyces caniferus includes these proteins:
- a CDS encoding M48 family metalloprotease: MVLVTVTSAPLFNSLFATVQGQNDPRRGLTGIIGCLYAAGFDPTRSDTDNLLAATRRSTALMKCFGEQPVSYWGMAATAALLAVAGLVYWWLPKVRDRWRRLVPVEAVDADGSLGAELAALSERTGIRSDVRFRVDPARMTSGAGVYGRTGSYTVSLHAGLLARRGTDPEGFRAVVLHELAHIHHRDVDYAYASTVLWRVFVLFALLPDLALIAWVVFLVLSGTKSPWWPGAAPELLSFVIAGLLLAGLVHLARADLLRRREHHADLQAVAWGAHPANWDRPDPSGTVAPLLHRATALLRTHPGWAERRRVLADADRLLRVSPLEMFLTGASASLLSGSLAALPFLPSVQGTLWLTVAMVAPVLCIALGRAVVRSSRIGDGGAAGASTRSGALAGLWLGCGLLVGEFVASGRYRVDWLPPQPQYLLAFLFIAAVPAVWWSQTLRLALGLPKRGARRAVAGVGALVTATVLWGGLLWWRLGGERIALGASDPAGALARSYIRAVPGAWQDYGQDLSVISSGMSLLSPLHRQVPIGAATLLMWLVPLVLLLWQRADAGLRVRRTLVAGCAGGLVSWAGMALARYVQYTGRPATVKERTGPFLIVHEWWVIATLLAACLLTAAVVAAFSRRHWLLRAVIAAQVVQLMSYGAVFLLSSADGCLGPLNTVFDSCQWHLRNGLIITWAATVLTLTNAVLGSACAALAGAGVARAVRRVRGRHAVHLPAVPEPERESAAGPARRRPVLLKAGAVLALGVPALLLTVVTHAQVSFSAVVPRFSPDTADPDAEAPDSAPPTKQAPAMRAWQTWSWLNSGGSLHTQRINAAQLALNTELQKAAARKRDKNGNVPVDEKIFHRACGTLGKRVEEAQDYFPVPSPDLQKSWSDALSRLHHGARSCQEAMAPSKGAPHKTEAERSRQFSASLEELAAGLRRFVAAHQDIQKAATSGAK; the protein is encoded by the coding sequence ATGGTCCTCGTGACGGTGACGAGCGCCCCGCTGTTCAACAGTCTGTTCGCGACCGTTCAGGGCCAAAACGATCCCCGGCGCGGTCTGACGGGCATCATCGGCTGTCTGTACGCCGCCGGGTTCGACCCCACCCGCAGCGATACGGACAACCTCCTGGCGGCCACGCGCCGTTCGACGGCCCTGATGAAGTGCTTCGGCGAACAGCCGGTGTCCTACTGGGGCATGGCCGCGACGGCGGCACTGCTCGCCGTCGCGGGGCTGGTGTACTGGTGGCTGCCGAAGGTGCGCGACCGGTGGCGCAGGCTGGTGCCCGTCGAGGCCGTCGACGCCGACGGCTCGCTGGGGGCGGAGCTGGCCGCGCTGTCCGAGCGCACCGGGATCCGCTCGGACGTGCGCTTCCGCGTCGATCCGGCCCGGATGACCTCGGGTGCCGGCGTCTACGGCCGCACCGGGAGTTACACCGTCAGTCTGCACGCGGGCCTGTTGGCCCGGCGCGGCACCGATCCCGAGGGCTTCCGCGCCGTCGTCCTGCACGAACTCGCCCACATCCACCACCGCGACGTCGACTATGCCTACGCCAGTACGGTGCTGTGGCGGGTCTTCGTCCTCTTCGCCCTGCTGCCGGACCTCGCCCTGATCGCCTGGGTCGTCTTCCTCGTCCTGTCCGGCACCAAGTCGCCCTGGTGGCCCGGGGCCGCGCCCGAGTTGCTGTCGTTCGTCATCGCCGGGCTCCTGCTGGCCGGGCTGGTCCATCTGGCCCGCGCCGATCTGCTGCGGCGGCGGGAACACCATGCCGACCTCCAGGCGGTGGCGTGGGGCGCGCACCCCGCCAACTGGGACCGGCCCGACCCGTCGGGCACCGTGGCGCCCCTGCTGCACCGGGCCACCGCGCTGCTGCGGACCCACCCCGGCTGGGCGGAACGCAGGCGGGTCCTCGCCGACGCCGACCGCCTCCTCCGGGTCAGCCCGCTGGAGATGTTCCTGACCGGCGCCTCGGCCTCGCTGCTGTCCGGTTCGCTGGCGGCGCTCCCCTTCCTGCCGTCGGTGCAGGGCACCCTGTGGCTCACGGTCGCGATGGTGGCGCCGGTGCTCTGTATCGCCCTGGGGCGCGCGGTCGTACGGTCCTCGCGCATCGGGGACGGCGGAGCGGCCGGCGCGTCCACCAGGTCCGGTGCGCTCGCGGGTCTCTGGCTCGGCTGTGGTCTGCTGGTGGGCGAGTTCGTGGCCAGCGGGCGCTACCGGGTCGACTGGCTGCCGCCGCAGCCCCAGTATCTGCTGGCGTTCCTCTTCATCGCGGCGGTGCCCGCGGTGTGGTGGTCCCAGACCCTGCGCCTGGCCCTCGGGCTGCCGAAGCGGGGAGCGCGCCGCGCGGTGGCGGGGGTCGGCGCGCTGGTGACCGCGACGGTGCTGTGGGGCGGGCTGTTGTGGTGGCGGCTGGGAGGCGAGCGCATCGCCCTGGGGGCCAGCGATCCGGCCGGGGCATTGGCCAGGTCCTACATCCGGGCGGTTCCGGGCGCCTGGCAGGACTACGGCCAGGACCTGTCGGTGATCTCGTCCGGCATGTCCCTGCTCTCGCCGCTGCACCGGCAGGTTCCGATCGGTGCCGCGACGCTCCTGATGTGGCTCGTCCCGCTGGTCCTGCTGCTGTGGCAGCGGGCGGACGCGGGTCTGCGGGTGCGCCGGACGCTCGTCGCCGGCTGTGCGGGCGGCCTGGTGTCCTGGGCGGGGATGGCCCTGGCACGGTACGTCCAGTACACCGGGCGCCCGGCCACGGTGAAGGAGCGGACCGGGCCCTTCCTCATCGTCCACGAGTGGTGGGTGATCGCGACACTGCTGGCGGCCTGTCTGCTGACGGCCGCCGTCGTAGCGGCCTTCTCCCGGCGGCACTGGCTGCTGCGGGCAGTGATCGCCGCTCAGGTGGTCCAACTGATGTCGTACGGCGCGGTGTTCCTCCTCTCCTCCGCCGACGGCTGTCTGGGGCCGCTGAACACCGTCTTCGACAGCTGCCAGTGGCACCTCAGGAACGGCCTGATCATCACCTGGGCGGCCACCGTCCTCACCCTCACCAACGCCGTCCTCGGCTCGGCCTGCGCGGCCCTGGCCGGCGCGGGCGTGGCACGGGCCGTACGGCGGGTGCGCGGACGGCACGCGGTGCACCTGCCGGCGGTTCCGGAGCCGGAGCGTGAGTCGGCCGCCGGGCCGGCCCGGCGGCGCCCGGTCCTCCTGAAGGCGGGTGCGGTCCTCGCGCTCGGCGTGCCCGCTCTGCTGCTGACCGTCGTGACGCACGCTCAGGTCTCCTTCTCCGCGGTCGTCCCCCGCTTCTCGCCGGACACGGCCGACCCGGACGCCGAGGCACCGGATTCCGCCCCGCCGACGAAGCAGGCGCCCGCGATGCGCGCCTGGCAGACCTGGTCCTGGCTGAACAGCGGCGGGAGTCTGCACACCCAGCGGATCAACGCCGCCCAACTGGCGCTGAACACCGAGTTGCAGAAGGCCGCCGCCCGGAAGCGGGACAAGAACGGAAACGTCCCGGTGGACGAGAAGATCTTCCACCGCGCCTGCGGCACCTTGGGCAAGCGGGTCGAAGAGGCCCAGGACTACTTCCCCGTCCCCAGCCCGGACCTGCAGAAATCATGGTCGGATGCGCTGAGCCGGTTGCACCACGGCGCCCGGAGCTGCCAGGAGGCGATGGCCCCGTCCAAGGGCGCGCCGCACAAGACGGAAGCGGAGCGATCACGACAGTTCTCCGCGTCCCTCGAAGAGCTGGCCGCGGGGCTGCGCCGTTTCGTCGCCGCGCACCAGGACATCCAGAAGGCGGCCACGTCGGGGGCCAAGTAG
- a CDS encoding alpha-mannosidase — protein MHDDRLLVEGRLERALGQFIRPAQYAARVPLRLAVWHAAGEPVPVGEALRAPYEPFAVGDPWGPPWSTSWFRLAGEVPREWAGRRVEAVVDPGFSGDGPGFQAEGLVYDAEGVPLKGIHPRNRHVPVGTPAVGGEEVRLLLEAAANPAVLRDFRPTDLGDVRTAPARPLYRFASADLAVLDESVWQLVLDIEVLSELMHELPANGSRRHGILRALEDMLDALDLHEVGATAAAGRAALADVLGRPATASAHRVSATGHAHIDSAWLWPLRETVRKASRTFANVTQLAEEYPELVFACSQAQQYAWVKEHQPHLWERIKEAVRKGNWAPVGSMWVESDANMPGGEALARQLACGKRFFLEELGVETEEVWLPDSFGYTAAFPQLARLAGAKWFLTQKLSWNQTDKMPHHTFWWEGIDGTRVFTHFPPVDTYNSRLAAAELAHAERNFADKGRATRSLVPFGWGDGGGGPTREMLERARRLRSLEGSPRVTVEPPARFFEAAHAEYGAAAPVWSGELYLQFHRGTYTSQAKTKQGNRRSEHLLREAELWAATAAVRTGGGYAYPYDALDRLWKTVLLHQFHDILPGSSIAWVHREARDTYAAVAGELTGIIEAALGALESGAAAKAGVPTVFNASPYDRDEVVALPAAPSGTGEATEVAVHVPALGSAAVRPAAEDSTTPPPPAVRADTSTDTGTGTGSGHTITLDNGLLRVVVDADGLLASVRDLHAGREVLAPGARGNLLQLHPDHPNQYDAWDLDRHYRNRHTDLTHAESVELAAAGPLSATVRVTRAFGASRIVQELTLRAGSHRLDIRTDIDWHESEKVLKAAFPLDVHAERSTSEVQFGHVHRPTHANTSWDAARFEICAHRWLRVAEPGYGIALLNDSTYGHDVTRTPHPEGLGTTVRLTLLRAPHSPDPETDQGSHRFTYALRPGAGVGEAVAEGLALNLPLRTAGAPPVPPLIRVDHPALTVESVKLAEDRSGDVVVRLYESRGGRASGTLSPGFPVRRVTVTDLLERPLHEEEGGPTSDVAVELRPFQILTLRLRPQHPPGA, from the coding sequence GTGCACGACGACCGACTGCTGGTGGAGGGGCGCCTGGAGCGGGCGCTGGGGCAGTTCATCCGGCCCGCGCAGTACGCGGCGCGGGTGCCGCTGCGGCTCGCCGTCTGGCACGCCGCGGGCGAACCCGTACCTGTGGGCGAGGCGCTGCGGGCCCCGTACGAGCCCTTCGCGGTCGGCGATCCCTGGGGGCCGCCGTGGTCCACGAGCTGGTTCCGGCTGGCCGGCGAGGTGCCGCGGGAGTGGGCGGGGCGGCGGGTGGAGGCCGTCGTCGACCCCGGGTTCAGCGGTGACGGGCCCGGGTTCCAGGCCGAGGGGCTGGTGTACGACGCCGAGGGCGTACCGCTCAAGGGCATCCATCCGCGCAACCGGCACGTCCCCGTCGGCACACCGGCCGTCGGTGGCGAGGAGGTGCGGCTGCTGCTGGAGGCCGCCGCGAATCCGGCGGTGCTGCGGGATTTCCGCCCGACCGACCTCGGTGACGTACGCACCGCTCCCGCCCGCCCGCTCTACCGCTTCGCCTCGGCGGATCTCGCGGTGCTCGACGAGAGCGTCTGGCAGTTGGTCCTGGACATCGAGGTGCTGTCGGAGCTGATGCACGAGCTGCCCGCCAACGGTTCGCGCCGGCACGGGATCCTGCGGGCCCTGGAGGACATGCTGGACGCGCTCGATCTGCACGAGGTCGGCGCCACCGCGGCCGCGGGGCGGGCCGCGCTGGCGGACGTACTGGGCCGGCCGGCCACGGCGAGCGCCCATCGCGTCTCGGCCACCGGGCATGCCCATATCGACTCCGCCTGGCTGTGGCCGCTGCGCGAGACCGTGCGCAAGGCGTCCCGCACCTTCGCCAATGTCACCCAGCTGGCCGAGGAGTACCCGGAGCTGGTGTTCGCCTGCTCGCAGGCGCAGCAGTACGCCTGGGTCAAGGAGCACCAGCCGCATCTCTGGGAGCGCATCAAGGAGGCCGTACGCAAGGGCAATTGGGCGCCGGTCGGCTCGATGTGGGTGGAGTCCGACGCCAATATGCCCGGCGGTGAGGCGCTGGCCCGGCAGCTGGCGTGTGGCAAGAGGTTCTTCCTGGAGGAGCTCGGGGTGGAGACCGAGGAGGTCTGGCTGCCGGACTCGTTCGGCTACACCGCCGCCTTCCCGCAGCTGGCGAGGCTGGCCGGTGCGAAGTGGTTCCTCACCCAGAAGCTGTCGTGGAACCAGACGGACAAGATGCCGCACCACACCTTCTGGTGGGAGGGCATCGACGGCACCCGCGTCTTCACCCACTTCCCGCCGGTCGACACCTACAACTCGCGGCTGGCCGCCGCCGAACTCGCCCACGCCGAACGCAACTTCGCCGACAAGGGCCGCGCCACCCGCTCCCTGGTGCCCTTCGGCTGGGGCGACGGCGGGGGCGGCCCGACCCGCGAGATGCTGGAGCGGGCCCGCCGGCTGCGCTCCCTGGAGGGCTCGCCGCGCGTCACGGTCGAGCCGCCGGCCCGGTTCTTCGAGGCCGCCCACGCGGAGTACGGGGCGGCGGCGCCGGTCTGGTCGGGGGAGCTCTACCTCCAGTTCCACCGCGGCACGTACACCTCGCAGGCGAAGACCAAGCAGGGCAACCGGCGCAGCGAACACCTGCTGCGCGAGGCGGAGTTGTGGGCCGCGACGGCGGCGGTACGGACGGGCGGCGGTTACGCCTACCCGTACGACGCCCTCGACCGCCTCTGGAAGACCGTGCTGCTGCACCAGTTCCACGACATCCTGCCGGGGTCGTCCATCGCCTGGGTCCATCGCGAGGCCCGTGACACCTACGCGGCGGTCGCGGGCGAGCTGACCGGGATCATCGAGGCGGCGCTCGGGGCACTGGAGAGCGGGGCGGCGGCGAAGGCCGGGGTGCCGACGGTGTTCAACGCCTCGCCCTACGACCGGGACGAGGTCGTCGCGCTGCCGGCGGCGCCGTCGGGGACGGGCGAGGCCACCGAGGTCGCGGTGCATGTCCCCGCGCTGGGCTCGGCGGCCGTCCGCCCGGCCGCGGAGGACTCCACCACCCCGCCGCCCCCGGCCGTACGGGCGGACACCTCCACCGACACCGGCACCGGCACCGGCTCCGGGCACACGATCACGCTCGACAACGGGCTGCTGCGGGTGGTCGTCGACGCCGACGGCCTGCTGGCGTCGGTGCGTGATCTGCACGCCGGGCGGGAGGTGCTGGCGCCGGGCGCCCGCGGCAATCTGCTGCAACTGCACCCCGACCACCCCAACCAGTACGACGCCTGGGACCTCGACCGGCACTACCGCAACCGGCACACCGATCTGACCCACGCCGAGTCCGTCGAGCTGGCCGCGGCCGGCCCGCTGTCCGCGACCGTACGGGTGACCAGGGCGTTCGGCGCGTCCCGCATCGTGCAGGAACTGACCCTGCGGGCGGGCTCGCACCGCCTGGACATCCGCACCGACATCGACTGGCACGAGTCGGAGAAGGTCCTCAAGGCCGCCTTCCCGTTGGACGTGCACGCCGAACGGTCCACCTCCGAGGTGCAGTTCGGTCATGTCCACCGGCCCACCCATGCCAACACCAGCTGGGACGCGGCCCGTTTCGAGATCTGTGCCCACCGCTGGCTGCGGGTCGCCGAGCCCGGCTACGGCATCGCCCTGCTCAACGACTCCACCTACGGCCATGACGTCACCCGCACCCCGCACCCCGAGGGCCTGGGCACGACGGTCCGGCTGACCCTGCTGCGCGCACCGCACAGTCCCGACCCCGAGACCGACCAGGGCAGCCACCGCTTCACCTATGCGCTGCGGCCGGGCGCCGGCGTCGGCGAGGCGGTCGCCGAGGGGCTGGCGCTCAATCTGCCCCTGCGGACCGCCGGCGCACCGCCCGTCCCCCCGCTGATCCGCGTCGACCACCCGGCCCTGACCGTCGAATCGGTGAAGCTCGCCGAGGACCGCAGCGGCGATGTGGTGGTGCGGCTGTACGAGTCGCGCGGCGGCCGTGCGAGCGGCACGCTCTCGCCCGGTTTCCCGGTCCGACGGGTGACCGTGACCGACCTGTTGGAGCGCCCGCTGCACGAGGAGGAGGGCGGGCCGACCTCGGACGTGGCGGTGGAGCTGCGTCCGTTCCAGATCCTGACGCTCCGGCTCCGGCCGCAGCACCCGCCCGGGGCCTGA
- a CDS encoding ATP-binding protein, with translation MRHADLKAVGEVRRELRQLLSRWATPGDGELAEVATLLTSELVTNALVHAEGGAVVTARVGDRLRVEVRDFVPGRPEPRTPTTDGTSGRGLMLVRSLADAWGIRTESLGKSVWFELGGGPA, from the coding sequence GTGCGGCATGCGGATCTGAAGGCGGTCGGCGAGGTGCGCAGGGAACTGCGCCAGCTTCTCAGCCGCTGGGCGACGCCGGGGGACGGCGAGCTCGCCGAGGTCGCGACGCTGCTCACCAGCGAACTGGTCACCAACGCGCTGGTGCATGCGGAGGGCGGAGCCGTCGTCACGGCCAGGGTCGGCGACCGGCTGCGGGTGGAGGTCAGGGACTTCGTCCCCGGCCGCCCCGAGCCGCGCACACCGACGACCGACGGAACCTCCGGCAGGGGGTTGATGCTGGTGCGCTCCTTAGCCGACGCATGGGGGATACGCACCGAAAGCCTCGGCAAGAGCGTGTGGTTCGAACTGGGCGGCGGACCGGCCTGA
- a CDS encoding DUF2637 domain-containing protein, whose amino-acid sequence MRMTDISLDWLVPGALLLVGVPVAVAVVVRGRRAAARSAGEDSWERSEERRRRKETVFASASYLLLFCCAAVAAALSFHGLVGFGVQNLNLSGGWEYLVPFGLDGAAMFCSVLAVREASHGDAALGSRMLVWTFAGAAAWFNWVHAPRGLDHAGAPQFFAGMSLSAAVLFDRALKQTRRAALREQGLVPRPLPQIRIVRWLRAPRETFAAWSLMLLEGVRTLDEAVEEVREDRREKEQLRLRRREQGKLDRARLKAINRQHRSWGLGRGGGRQLAVTTAAAAPAEVAGPDPAIAGDAEPPRTGDLPVRARPALKAVSGAEADGVDTAAEAGRTVDLTAEDDTQTIPRLDSLEEKLAEIERQFG is encoded by the coding sequence ATGAGAATGACCGACATATCGCTGGATTGGCTGGTTCCCGGCGCCCTGCTGCTCGTCGGTGTGCCGGTGGCCGTGGCGGTGGTGGTACGGGGCAGGCGTGCGGCGGCCCGGTCCGCCGGTGAGGACTCCTGGGAGCGCAGTGAGGAGCGCCGTCGTCGTAAGGAGACCGTCTTCGCGTCGGCCTCCTATCTGCTGCTGTTCTGCTGTGCGGCGGTCGCCGCCGCGCTGTCCTTCCACGGTCTGGTCGGCTTCGGCGTGCAGAACCTCAACCTCTCCGGGGGCTGGGAGTACCTGGTGCCGTTCGGGCTCGATGGCGCGGCGATGTTCTGTTCCGTGCTCGCCGTGCGGGAGGCCAGTCACGGTGACGCGGCGCTGGGCTCCCGGATGCTGGTGTGGACGTTCGCGGGCGCGGCGGCGTGGTTCAACTGGGTGCATGCGCCGCGCGGCCTGGACCACGCGGGCGCACCGCAGTTCTTCGCCGGGATGTCGCTGTCGGCGGCGGTCCTCTTCGACCGGGCGCTCAAGCAGACCCGCCGGGCGGCGCTGCGCGAACAGGGTCTGGTGCCCCGTCCGCTGCCGCAGATCCGGATCGTCCGCTGGCTGCGCGCTCCCCGCGAGACCTTCGCGGCCTGGTCGCTGATGCTGCTGGAGGGCGTACGGACGCTGGACGAGGCGGTGGAGGAGGTGCGCGAGGACCGGCGCGAGAAGGAACAGCTCCGTCTTCGCCGGCGCGAGCAGGGCAAGCTCGACCGGGCGCGTCTCAAGGCCATCAACCGGCAGCACCGCAGCTGGGGCCTGGGGCGTGGTGGCGGGCGACAGCTGGCGGTGACGACGGCGGCGGCGGCGCCCGCGGAGGTGGCCGGCCCGGACCCCGCCATAGCCGGCGACGCCGAGCCGCCGCGCACCGGGGACCTGCCGGTACGCGCCCGTCCCGCGCTCAAGGCCGTATCCGGCGCCGAGGCCGACGGCGTCGATACCGCGGCCGAGGCCGGGCGGACCGTTGATCTCACCGCGGAGGACGACACCCAGACGATCCCCCGTCTGGACTCCCTGGAGGAGAAACTCGCCGAGATCGAACGGCAATTCGGCTGA